Proteins co-encoded in one Kribbella solani genomic window:
- a CDS encoding cation:proton antiporter, translating into MDHQIVLIAGCGLAIMIAASVFARRTGVAAPLLLVALGIGASYLPSTPAIHIEPEIILAGVLPPLLYSAAVQLPVLDVRRNFGLISWLSVVMVIVSALVIGALVHAVLPGISFALAVALGAVVSPTDAVAATAIGHRVGLPPRLMTVLEGESLVNDASALVVLRTALAALAVTTHFSLGHTALDFAWAVVGAILIGGAVGLLTALLRQRLDDPVLNTTISFAVPFLAYFPAEGVHASGVLAVVIAGLLTGALGSRRFTARDRQTQATTWTTISFILESGVFLAMGYQLPELVDDARAETTFGEITLLVLLVVVLLIVLRFLGLAWPAVQSRFGSSDRNDQLRARLSEMGERLDAMEPSGEREENRLAWARKRLARSHADIDFEEREPITGRGLIVLGWAGMRGVVTVAAVQTIPAGTPHRATVVLAAFIVALITLVLFGLTLPAVIARMRFRAESAEDKRDSVQALMRQIGEAAIDALGPLDEQTVDGEPLDPAAVSALKERIVPRLMSGSRQFRDTKPDIREQMAVLQRRYLDAMREALQSERGIGAYSTATYRQVESFLDTMERGFSTT; encoded by the coding sequence GTGGATCATCAGATTGTTCTGATCGCCGGGTGCGGGCTCGCGATCATGATCGCCGCGTCGGTGTTCGCGCGCCGGACCGGGGTGGCGGCGCCGTTGCTTTTGGTCGCGCTCGGGATCGGGGCCAGCTATCTGCCGAGTACGCCGGCCATCCACATCGAGCCGGAGATCATCCTCGCGGGCGTACTGCCGCCGCTGCTCTACTCGGCCGCGGTGCAGTTGCCGGTGCTCGACGTACGCCGGAACTTCGGGCTGATCTCCTGGTTGTCGGTCGTGATGGTGATCGTGTCCGCGCTGGTGATCGGCGCGCTCGTCCACGCCGTGCTCCCGGGCATCTCGTTCGCGCTGGCGGTCGCGCTCGGAGCGGTGGTGAGCCCGACGGACGCGGTGGCGGCGACCGCGATCGGGCACCGGGTCGGGTTGCCGCCGCGGCTGATGACGGTGCTCGAGGGGGAGAGCCTCGTCAACGACGCGTCGGCGCTGGTGGTGCTGCGGACCGCGCTGGCGGCGCTCGCGGTGACCACGCACTTCAGCCTCGGGCACACCGCCCTCGACTTCGCCTGGGCGGTCGTCGGCGCGATCCTGATCGGCGGCGCCGTCGGCCTGCTGACCGCGTTGCTCCGGCAGCGGCTCGACGACCCGGTGCTGAACACGACGATCTCGTTCGCCGTACCGTTCCTCGCGTACTTCCCGGCCGAGGGCGTGCACGCTTCCGGCGTACTCGCGGTGGTGATCGCCGGTTTGCTGACCGGCGCGCTGGGCAGCCGGCGATTCACCGCGCGGGACCGGCAGACGCAGGCGACCACCTGGACGACGATCAGCTTCATCCTGGAAAGCGGCGTCTTCCTCGCGATGGGCTACCAGCTGCCGGAGCTGGTCGATGACGCCCGCGCCGAGACGACCTTCGGCGAAATCACCCTGCTCGTACTGCTGGTGGTCGTGCTGCTGATCGTGCTGCGCTTCCTCGGACTGGCCTGGCCCGCCGTGCAGAGCCGGTTCGGGTCGAGCGACCGCAACGACCAGCTCCGGGCCAGGCTGAGCGAGATGGGCGAACGCCTCGACGCGATGGAACCGTCGGGGGAGCGCGAGGAGAACCGGCTCGCCTGGGCCCGCAAACGGCTCGCCCGCAGCCACGCCGACATCGACTTCGAGGAACGTGAGCCGATCACCGGCCGTGGGCTGATCGTGCTCGGCTGGGCCGGTATGCGCGGCGTCGTCACGGTCGCCGCGGTGCAGACCATCCCGGCCGGGACACCACATCGCGCCACCGTCGTACTGGCCGCCTTCATCGTCGCGCTGATCACGCTGGTGCTGTTCGGTTTGACGCTGCCGGCCGTGATCGCGCGGATGCGGTTCCGCGCGGAGAGCGCCGAGGACAAGCGTGACTCCGTGCAGGCGCTGATGCGGCAGATCGGCGAGGCGGCGATCGACGCGCTCGGTCCGCTGGATGAACAGACCGTCGATGGCGAACCACTCGACCCGGCGGCGGTGAGCGCGCTGAAGGAACGGATCGTGCCGCGGCTGATGTCCGGGAGCCGGCAGTTCCGCGACACCAAACCGGACATCCGCGAGCAAATGGCGGTACTTCAACGCCGGTACCTGGATGCGATGCGCGAAGCATTGCAGTCCGAACGCGGCATCGGCGCGTACAGCACCGCGACGTACCGCCAGGTCGAGTCCTTCCTGGACACGATGGAGCGCGGCTTCAGCACGACGTAG